In Oncorhynchus keta strain PuntledgeMale-10-30-2019 chromosome 19, Oket_V2, whole genome shotgun sequence, a single genomic region encodes these proteins:
- the LOC118371171 gene encoding phosphatase and actin regulator 4A-like isoform X3 — translation MGQSASDVETVPRQHQPQPAQHNTDDEVDLQHSTTGSEGGNSSGETPPSKRKGKFSSFGNMFKPWKWRKKKSSETFLETSIVLERKISVRRPRQELIDRGVLKELPENESNDVNHSKVPGVKNGQTVSMDVERVSESGVRGSRGEPGPGLNPTWLPQGVDPRRGTVPSDDPRSRIRVPSDASRSNRAPLDVDSHARLSAIDLERRSRLPSDVSERKGGSLPRGLAPEDGKHRREGKEDKREERRDGKEERRDGKEERRDGKEERRDGKEDKREERRDGKEERRDGKEERRDGKEERRERRDPCDERERKDQRKERDREGGEWRDDKDKEKRDRRDDRERRDRDYREEDKEKRDAKGEKDDRREGKEKRDEKRDDRERRDDKRIDCERRDARDRRDDGEEKDRRRSPRAGKPETGKTETILRPVEGSRPVVRPHSEMELRPSLHKTSSEDPRSRVRHASETNCGSTLPRYMPSEETKRGETRGRAESTGVRFAPGPTPDPDSAFNSSSSRRAQPPAKQAMLPPKGQPTTTTSMEPGRTSTPPSSSSSSTSSTSSAIAVAKPPRTVSLVISDDPPPSPVPPARFSHVPPSFIPGESATPPPVPPHAKQPPVPPPKPTNRNSNLALLAELSQAGSGVIVFPAPTRCSPPTPPKRMTPVTKSLSDDPSLEAETSFPSSSAPVPVPIPTVSVPPSADQDANRDTLKAVGFQLPTSDPVPRPLSHIPMSTPSSHPHLPLPNSVSVPLSIHQKDPPSPTTEPPNHPPASVPAIPLHILIQRALCSPSPAQANPDGSQRAHSMLFESPPEFLTEAGVRRSLPITIELLRLPEDDDFNMEEELEKLHPRRMLPSQPPRQPELEPRSRRVLMGEPRVSVIPEGRGHGDSSEEDEDEETDSDGPILYRDDDEDEDPPSALASRVTRKDTLALKLERQQEREEQEGGEGQDGVGWQSREQWEALRNKIGTTLNRRLSQRPTAEELEQRNILPARNEADIRAERSEIKRRLTRKLSQRPTIAELQARKILRFHEYVECTTTQDYDRRADKPWTKLTPSDKAAIRKELNEFKSSEMEVHEESRIYTRFHRP, via the exons ATGGGACAGAGTGCCAGCGACGTGGAGACAGTGCCCCGGCAACACCAACCACAACCTGCTCAACACAACACTG atGATGAGGTGGACTTGCAGCATAGTACGACAGGGAGCGAGGGGGGGAACTCATCAGGCGAAACCCCTCCCTCCAAACGCAAGGGAAAGTTCTCCAGCTTCGGCAATATGTTCAAGCCCTGGaagtggaggaagaagaagagcagTGAGACGTTTCTGGAAACCTCAATAG TGTTGGAGAGGAAGATCTCAGTAAGGAGACCTCGTCAGGAGCTGATTGACAGGGGAGTGCTGAAAGAACTTCCAGAGAATG AGAGCAACGATGTGAACCACTCCAAAGTTCCGGGGGTGAAGAATGGCCAGACAGTATCCATGGACGTTGAGCGGGTCTCTGAGTCGGGGGTGAGGGGGTCGCGgggggagccaggcccagggCTCAACCCCACTTGGCTGCCCCAGGGAGTGGACCCCCGGCGGGGCACTGTCCCTTCAGACGACCCCCGGAGCAGGATCAGGGTGCCCTCCGATGCCTCTCGCTCCAACCGAGCCCCACTGGACGTTGACTCGCACGCCAGGCTATCGGCCATAGATCTGGAGAGACGGAGCAGACTGCCCTCTGACGTGTCGGAGAGGAAAGGAGGGTCATTACCGAGAGGACTTGCTCCGGAGGACGGGAAGCAccggagagaggggaaagaggacaagcgagaggagaggagagatgggaaagaggagaggagagatggcaaagaggagaggagagatgggaaagaggagaggagagatgggaaagaggacaagcgagaggagaggagagatgggaaagaggagaggagagatgggaaagaggagaggagagatgggaaagaggagaggagagagaggagagatccttgtgatgagagagaaagaaaggatcagaggaaggagagagaccgGGAGGGAGGCGAATGGAGGGATGATAAagacaaggaaaagagagacaggagagatgacAGGGAAAGGAGGGACAGAGATTATcgagaggaggacaaggagaagagaGATGCGAAAGGAGAAAAagatgacaggagagagggaaaagagaaaagagacgagaagagagatgatcgagagaggagggatgacaaGAGAATCGATTGTGAAAGGAGAGATGCTCGTGATCGCAGGGACGATGGGGAGGAGAAGGATAGGAGAAGGAGTCCTAGGGCTGGGAAACCAGAGACTGGGAAAACAGAGACTATCTTGAGACCTGTAGAAGGGAGTCGTCCGGTGGTGAGACCCCACTCTGAGATGGAACTGAGGCCCAGTCTCCATAAGACCTCCTCAGAGGACCCCCGTAGCAGGGTCCGCCATGCCTCCGAGACTAACTGTGGAAGCACCCTGCCCAGGTACATGCCATCTGAGGAGACCAAACGAGGGGAGACCCGCGGAAGAGCAG AGTCCACTGGTGTCCGCTTCGCCCCAGGCCccaccccagaccctgactccGCCTttaactcctcttcctcccggagAGCTCAGCCTCCTGCCAAACAGGCCATGCTCCCTCCCAAGggccaacccaccaccaccacctccatggaGCCTGGCCGGACCTCCAccccaccttcctcctcctcctcctctacttcctccacctcctctgcaaTAGCGGTGGCCAAGCCACCCAGGACTGTTTCCCTGGTCATCAGTGATGACCCTCCTCCCAGCCCCGTCCCCCCTGCGCGGTTCAGCCATGTACCCCCATCCTTCATCCCGGGAGAGTCGGCCACCCCTCCCCCTGTACCCCCCCATGCCAAGCAGCCACCTGTACCCCCACCCAAACCCACCAACCGCAACAGCAACCTCGCTCTGCTTG CGGAGCTCTCTCAGGCTGGCAGTGGTGTCATCGTGTTTCCTGCCCCCACCAGGTGCTCTCCACCCACTCCGCCCAAGAGGATGACCCCCGTCACCAAGAGCCTCTCCGACGACCCGTCCCTTGAGGCAGAGACCTCCTTCCCATCTAGTTCTGCCCCTGTTCCAGTCCCCATACCTACTGTCTCTGTACCCCCCAGCGCTGACCAAGATGCCAATCGGGACACCCTTAAAGCAGTAGGCTTCCAACTACCCACCTCTGACCCTGTACCACGACCTCTGTCCCATATACCCATGTCCACTCCTAGCTCCCACCCCCACCTACCTCTCCCCAACTCTGTCTCCgtccccctctctatccatcaGAAGGATCCTCCCAGCCCCACCACAGAGCCACCCAACCAccccccagcctcagtcccagccaTCCCCCTGCACATCCTGATCCAGCGGGCCCTGTGCTCCCCCAGCCCGGCCCAGGCTAACCCAGACGGATCCCAGAGAGCCCACTCCATGCTGTTTGAGTCCCCTCCAGAGTTCCTCACTGAGGCTGGAGTCCGACGCTCTCTACCCATCACCATAGAACTGCTCAGACT ACCTGAGGATGATGACTtcaacatggaggaggagttgGAGAAGCTACACCCCAGGCGGATGCTGCCCTCCCAGCCCCCCAGGCAGCCTGAGCTGGAGCCCAGGAGCAGAAGGGTTCTGATGGGGGAACCCAGGGTCAGTGTGATCCCAGAGGGCCGGGGGCACGGAGACAGCAGTGAAGAGGATGAAGATGAGGAGACGGACTCTGACGGACCCATCCTCTACAGAGATGACGATGAAGACGAAGATCCACCAA GTGCCTTGGCGAGCCGTGTGACGAGGAAGGACACCCTGGCCCTGAAGCtggagagacagcaggagagggaggagcaggagggaggagaaggacaggacggAGTCGGCTGGCAGAGCAGAGAGCAGTGGGAGGCACTCAGGAACAAGATCGGTACTACACTCAACAG GAGGTTGAGTCAGAGACCCACAGCAGAGGAGTTGGAGCAGAGAAACATCCTTCCAG CCAGGAACGAAGCTGATATCAGGGCAGAGAGGAGCGAGATCAAACGCAGACTAACGAGAAAG CTGTCCCAGAGGCCCACCATAGCAGAGCTTCAGGCCAGGAAGATCCTGCGTTTCCATGAGTACGTAGAGTGTACCACAACTCAAGACTACGACCGCCGTGCAGACAAACCCTGGACCAAGCTCACGCCCTCTGATAAG GCTGCCATCCGCAAGGAACTTAATGAGTTCAAGAGCTCTGAGATGGAGGTTCATGAAGAGAGCAGGATCTATACCAG ATTCCATCGACCTTAG
- the LOC118371171 gene encoding phosphatase and actin regulator 4A-like isoform X1, translating to MEDTCCRGFCFGKRDRERGGGDGQAQTDDEVDLQHSTTGSEGGNSSGETPPSKRKGKFSSFGNMFKPWKWRKKKSSETFLETSIVLERKISVRRPRQELIDRGVLKELPENESNDVNHSKVPGVKNGQTVSMDVERVSESGVRGSRGEPGPGLNPTWLPQGVDPRRGTVPSDDPRSRIRVPSDASRSNRAPLDVDSHARLSAIDLERRSRLPSDVSERKGGSLPRGLAPEDGKHRREGKEDKREERRDGKEERRDGKEERRDGKEERRDGKEDKREERRDGKEERRDGKEERRDGKEERRERRDPCDERERKDQRKERDREGGEWRDDKDKEKRDRRDDRERRDRDYREEDKEKRDAKGEKDDRREGKEKRDEKRDDRERRDDKRIDCERRDARDRRDDGEEKDRRRSPRAGKPETGKTETILRPVEGSRPVVRPHSEMELRPSLHKTSSEDPRSRVRHASETNCGSTLPRYMPSEETKRGETRGRAESTGVRFAPGPTPDPDSAFNSSSSRRAQPPAKQAMLPPKGQPTTTTSMEPGRTSTPPSSSSSSTSSTSSAIAVAKPPRTVSLVISDDPPPSPVPPARFSHVPPSFIPGESATPPPVPPHAKQPPVPPPKPTNRNSNLALLAELSQAGSGVIVFPAPTRCSPPTPPKRMTPVTKSLSDDPSLEAETSFPSSSAPVPVPIPTVSVPPSADQDANRDTLKAVGFQLPTSDPVPRPLSHIPMSTPSSHPHLPLPNSVSVPLSIHQKDPPSPTTEPPNHPPASVPAIPLHILIQRALCSPSPAQANPDGSQRAHSMLFESPPEFLTEAGVRRSLPITIELLRLPEDDDFNMEEELEKLHPRRMLPSQPPRQPELEPRSRRVLMGEPRVSVIPEGRGHGDSSEEDEDEETDSDGPILYRDDDEDEDPPSALASRVTRKDTLALKLERQQEREEQEGGEGQDGVGWQSREQWEALRNKIGTTLNRRLSQRPTAEELEQRNILPARNEADIRAERSEIKRRLTRKLSQRPTIAELQARKILRFHEYVECTTTQDYDRRADKPWTKLTPSDKAAIRKELNEFKSSEMEVHEESRIYTRFHRP from the exons ATGGAAGATACGTGTTGCAGGGGTTTTTGTTTTGGAaagcgagaccgagagagaggaggcGGAGATGGGCAGGCACAGACAG atGATGAGGTGGACTTGCAGCATAGTACGACAGGGAGCGAGGGGGGGAACTCATCAGGCGAAACCCCTCCCTCCAAACGCAAGGGAAAGTTCTCCAGCTTCGGCAATATGTTCAAGCCCTGGaagtggaggaagaagaagagcagTGAGACGTTTCTGGAAACCTCAATAG TGTTGGAGAGGAAGATCTCAGTAAGGAGACCTCGTCAGGAGCTGATTGACAGGGGAGTGCTGAAAGAACTTCCAGAGAATG AGAGCAACGATGTGAACCACTCCAAAGTTCCGGGGGTGAAGAATGGCCAGACAGTATCCATGGACGTTGAGCGGGTCTCTGAGTCGGGGGTGAGGGGGTCGCGgggggagccaggcccagggCTCAACCCCACTTGGCTGCCCCAGGGAGTGGACCCCCGGCGGGGCACTGTCCCTTCAGACGACCCCCGGAGCAGGATCAGGGTGCCCTCCGATGCCTCTCGCTCCAACCGAGCCCCACTGGACGTTGACTCGCACGCCAGGCTATCGGCCATAGATCTGGAGAGACGGAGCAGACTGCCCTCTGACGTGTCGGAGAGGAAAGGAGGGTCATTACCGAGAGGACTTGCTCCGGAGGACGGGAAGCAccggagagaggggaaagaggacaagcgagaggagaggagagatgggaaagaggagaggagagatggcaaagaggagaggagagatgggaaagaggagaggagagatgggaaagaggacaagcgagaggagaggagagatgggaaagaggagaggagagatgggaaagaggagaggagagatgggaaagaggagaggagagagaggagagatccttgtgatgagagagaaagaaaggatcagaggaaggagagagaccgGGAGGGAGGCGAATGGAGGGATGATAAagacaaggaaaagagagacaggagagatgacAGGGAAAGGAGGGACAGAGATTATcgagaggaggacaaggagaagagaGATGCGAAAGGAGAAAAagatgacaggagagagggaaaagagaaaagagacgagaagagagatgatcgagagaggagggatgacaaGAGAATCGATTGTGAAAGGAGAGATGCTCGTGATCGCAGGGACGATGGGGAGGAGAAGGATAGGAGAAGGAGTCCTAGGGCTGGGAAACCAGAGACTGGGAAAACAGAGACTATCTTGAGACCTGTAGAAGGGAGTCGTCCGGTGGTGAGACCCCACTCTGAGATGGAACTGAGGCCCAGTCTCCATAAGACCTCCTCAGAGGACCCCCGTAGCAGGGTCCGCCATGCCTCCGAGACTAACTGTGGAAGCACCCTGCCCAGGTACATGCCATCTGAGGAGACCAAACGAGGGGAGACCCGCGGAAGAGCAG AGTCCACTGGTGTCCGCTTCGCCCCAGGCCccaccccagaccctgactccGCCTttaactcctcttcctcccggagAGCTCAGCCTCCTGCCAAACAGGCCATGCTCCCTCCCAAGggccaacccaccaccaccacctccatggaGCCTGGCCGGACCTCCAccccaccttcctcctcctcctcctctacttcctccacctcctctgcaaTAGCGGTGGCCAAGCCACCCAGGACTGTTTCCCTGGTCATCAGTGATGACCCTCCTCCCAGCCCCGTCCCCCCTGCGCGGTTCAGCCATGTACCCCCATCCTTCATCCCGGGAGAGTCGGCCACCCCTCCCCCTGTACCCCCCCATGCCAAGCAGCCACCTGTACCCCCACCCAAACCCACCAACCGCAACAGCAACCTCGCTCTGCTTG CGGAGCTCTCTCAGGCTGGCAGTGGTGTCATCGTGTTTCCTGCCCCCACCAGGTGCTCTCCACCCACTCCGCCCAAGAGGATGACCCCCGTCACCAAGAGCCTCTCCGACGACCCGTCCCTTGAGGCAGAGACCTCCTTCCCATCTAGTTCTGCCCCTGTTCCAGTCCCCATACCTACTGTCTCTGTACCCCCCAGCGCTGACCAAGATGCCAATCGGGACACCCTTAAAGCAGTAGGCTTCCAACTACCCACCTCTGACCCTGTACCACGACCTCTGTCCCATATACCCATGTCCACTCCTAGCTCCCACCCCCACCTACCTCTCCCCAACTCTGTCTCCgtccccctctctatccatcaGAAGGATCCTCCCAGCCCCACCACAGAGCCACCCAACCAccccccagcctcagtcccagccaTCCCCCTGCACATCCTGATCCAGCGGGCCCTGTGCTCCCCCAGCCCGGCCCAGGCTAACCCAGACGGATCCCAGAGAGCCCACTCCATGCTGTTTGAGTCCCCTCCAGAGTTCCTCACTGAGGCTGGAGTCCGACGCTCTCTACCCATCACCATAGAACTGCTCAGACT ACCTGAGGATGATGACTtcaacatggaggaggagttgGAGAAGCTACACCCCAGGCGGATGCTGCCCTCCCAGCCCCCCAGGCAGCCTGAGCTGGAGCCCAGGAGCAGAAGGGTTCTGATGGGGGAACCCAGGGTCAGTGTGATCCCAGAGGGCCGGGGGCACGGAGACAGCAGTGAAGAGGATGAAGATGAGGAGACGGACTCTGACGGACCCATCCTCTACAGAGATGACGATGAAGACGAAGATCCACCAA GTGCCTTGGCGAGCCGTGTGACGAGGAAGGACACCCTGGCCCTGAAGCtggagagacagcaggagagggaggagcaggagggaggagaaggacaggacggAGTCGGCTGGCAGAGCAGAGAGCAGTGGGAGGCACTCAGGAACAAGATCGGTACTACACTCAACAG GAGGTTGAGTCAGAGACCCACAGCAGAGGAGTTGGAGCAGAGAAACATCCTTCCAG CCAGGAACGAAGCTGATATCAGGGCAGAGAGGAGCGAGATCAAACGCAGACTAACGAGAAAG CTGTCCCAGAGGCCCACCATAGCAGAGCTTCAGGCCAGGAAGATCCTGCGTTTCCATGAGTACGTAGAGTGTACCACAACTCAAGACTACGACCGCCGTGCAGACAAACCCTGGACCAAGCTCACGCCCTCTGATAAG GCTGCCATCCGCAAGGAACTTAATGAGTTCAAGAGCTCTGAGATGGAGGTTCATGAAGAGAGCAGGATCTATACCAG ATTCCATCGACCTTAG
- the LOC118371171 gene encoding phosphatase and actin regulator 4A-like isoform X6, translating to MFKPWKWRKKKSSETFLETSIVLERKISVRRPRQELIDRGVLKELPENESNDVNHSKVPGVKNGQTVSMDVERVSESGVRGSRGEPGPGLNPTWLPQGVDPRRGTVPSDDPRSRIRVPSDASRSNRAPLDVDSHARLSAIDLERRSRLPSDVSERKGGSLPRGLAPEDGKHRREGKEDKREERRDGKEERRDGKEERRDGKEERRDGKEDKREERRDGKEERRDGKEERRDGKEERRERRDPCDERERKDQRKERDREGGEWRDDKDKEKRDRRDDRERRDRDYREEDKEKRDAKGEKDDRREGKEKRDEKRDDRERRDDKRIDCERRDARDRRDDGEEKDRRRSPRAGKPETGKTETILRPVEGSRPVVRPHSEMELRPSLHKTSSEDPRSRVRHASETNCGSTLPRYMPSEETKRGETRGRAESTGVRFAPGPTPDPDSAFNSSSSRRAQPPAKQAMLPPKGQPTTTTSMEPGRTSTPPSSSSSSTSSTSSAIAVAKPPRTVSLVISDDPPPSPVPPARFSHVPPSFIPGESATPPPVPPHAKQPPVPPPKPTNRNSNLALLAELSQAGSGVIVFPAPTRCSPPTPPKRMTPVTKSLSDDPSLEAETSFPSSSAPVPVPIPTVSVPPSADQDANRDTLKAVGFQLPTSDPVPRPLSHIPMSTPSSHPHLPLPNSVSVPLSIHQKDPPSPTTEPPNHPPASVPAIPLHILIQRALCSPSPAQANPDGSQRAHSMLFESPPEFLTEAGVRRSLPITIELLRLPEDDDFNMEEELEKLHPRRMLPSQPPRQPELEPRSRRVLMGEPRVSVIPEGRGHGDSSEEDEDEETDSDGPILYRDDDEDEDPPSALASRVTRKDTLALKLERQQEREEQEGGEGQDGVGWQSREQWEALRNKIGTTLNRRLSQRPTAEELEQRNILPARNEADIRAERSEIKRRLTRKLSQRPTIAELQARKILRFHEYVECTTTQDYDRRADKPWTKLTPSDKAAIRKELNEFKSSEMEVHEESRIYTRFHRP from the exons ATGTTCAAGCCCTGGaagtggaggaagaagaagagcagTGAGACGTTTCTGGAAACCTCAATAG TGTTGGAGAGGAAGATCTCAGTAAGGAGACCTCGTCAGGAGCTGATTGACAGGGGAGTGCTGAAAGAACTTCCAGAGAATG AGAGCAACGATGTGAACCACTCCAAAGTTCCGGGGGTGAAGAATGGCCAGACAGTATCCATGGACGTTGAGCGGGTCTCTGAGTCGGGGGTGAGGGGGTCGCGgggggagccaggcccagggCTCAACCCCACTTGGCTGCCCCAGGGAGTGGACCCCCGGCGGGGCACTGTCCCTTCAGACGACCCCCGGAGCAGGATCAGGGTGCCCTCCGATGCCTCTCGCTCCAACCGAGCCCCACTGGACGTTGACTCGCACGCCAGGCTATCGGCCATAGATCTGGAGAGACGGAGCAGACTGCCCTCTGACGTGTCGGAGAGGAAAGGAGGGTCATTACCGAGAGGACTTGCTCCGGAGGACGGGAAGCAccggagagaggggaaagaggacaagcgagaggagaggagagatgggaaagaggagaggagagatggcaaagaggagaggagagatgggaaagaggagaggagagatgggaaagaggacaagcgagaggagaggagagatgggaaagaggagaggagagatgggaaagaggagaggagagatgggaaagaggagaggagagagaggagagatccttgtgatgagagagaaagaaaggatcagaggaaggagagagaccgGGAGGGAGGCGAATGGAGGGATGATAAagacaaggaaaagagagacaggagagatgacAGGGAAAGGAGGGACAGAGATTATcgagaggaggacaaggagaagagaGATGCGAAAGGAGAAAAagatgacaggagagagggaaaagagaaaagagacgagaagagagatgatcgagagaggagggatgacaaGAGAATCGATTGTGAAAGGAGAGATGCTCGTGATCGCAGGGACGATGGGGAGGAGAAGGATAGGAGAAGGAGTCCTAGGGCTGGGAAACCAGAGACTGGGAAAACAGAGACTATCTTGAGACCTGTAGAAGGGAGTCGTCCGGTGGTGAGACCCCACTCTGAGATGGAACTGAGGCCCAGTCTCCATAAGACCTCCTCAGAGGACCCCCGTAGCAGGGTCCGCCATGCCTCCGAGACTAACTGTGGAAGCACCCTGCCCAGGTACATGCCATCTGAGGAGACCAAACGAGGGGAGACCCGCGGAAGAGCAG AGTCCACTGGTGTCCGCTTCGCCCCAGGCCccaccccagaccctgactccGCCTttaactcctcttcctcccggagAGCTCAGCCTCCTGCCAAACAGGCCATGCTCCCTCCCAAGggccaacccaccaccaccacctccatggaGCCTGGCCGGACCTCCAccccaccttcctcctcctcctcctctacttcctccacctcctctgcaaTAGCGGTGGCCAAGCCACCCAGGACTGTTTCCCTGGTCATCAGTGATGACCCTCCTCCCAGCCCCGTCCCCCCTGCGCGGTTCAGCCATGTACCCCCATCCTTCATCCCGGGAGAGTCGGCCACCCCTCCCCCTGTACCCCCCCATGCCAAGCAGCCACCTGTACCCCCACCCAAACCCACCAACCGCAACAGCAACCTCGCTCTGCTTG CGGAGCTCTCTCAGGCTGGCAGTGGTGTCATCGTGTTTCCTGCCCCCACCAGGTGCTCTCCACCCACTCCGCCCAAGAGGATGACCCCCGTCACCAAGAGCCTCTCCGACGACCCGTCCCTTGAGGCAGAGACCTCCTTCCCATCTAGTTCTGCCCCTGTTCCAGTCCCCATACCTACTGTCTCTGTACCCCCCAGCGCTGACCAAGATGCCAATCGGGACACCCTTAAAGCAGTAGGCTTCCAACTACCCACCTCTGACCCTGTACCACGACCTCTGTCCCATATACCCATGTCCACTCCTAGCTCCCACCCCCACCTACCTCTCCCCAACTCTGTCTCCgtccccctctctatccatcaGAAGGATCCTCCCAGCCCCACCACAGAGCCACCCAACCAccccccagcctcagtcccagccaTCCCCCTGCACATCCTGATCCAGCGGGCCCTGTGCTCCCCCAGCCCGGCCCAGGCTAACCCAGACGGATCCCAGAGAGCCCACTCCATGCTGTTTGAGTCCCCTCCAGAGTTCCTCACTGAGGCTGGAGTCCGACGCTCTCTACCCATCACCATAGAACTGCTCAGACT ACCTGAGGATGATGACTtcaacatggaggaggagttgGAGAAGCTACACCCCAGGCGGATGCTGCCCTCCCAGCCCCCCAGGCAGCCTGAGCTGGAGCCCAGGAGCAGAAGGGTTCTGATGGGGGAACCCAGGGTCAGTGTGATCCCAGAGGGCCGGGGGCACGGAGACAGCAGTGAAGAGGATGAAGATGAGGAGACGGACTCTGACGGACCCATCCTCTACAGAGATGACGATGAAGACGAAGATCCACCAA GTGCCTTGGCGAGCCGTGTGACGAGGAAGGACACCCTGGCCCTGAAGCtggagagacagcaggagagggaggagcaggagggaggagaaggacaggacggAGTCGGCTGGCAGAGCAGAGAGCAGTGGGAGGCACTCAGGAACAAGATCGGTACTACACTCAACAG GAGGTTGAGTCAGAGACCCACAGCAGAGGAGTTGGAGCAGAGAAACATCCTTCCAG CCAGGAACGAAGCTGATATCAGGGCAGAGAGGAGCGAGATCAAACGCAGACTAACGAGAAAG CTGTCCCAGAGGCCCACCATAGCAGAGCTTCAGGCCAGGAAGATCCTGCGTTTCCATGAGTACGTAGAGTGTACCACAACTCAAGACTACGACCGCCGTGCAGACAAACCCTGGACCAAGCTCACGCCCTCTGATAAG GCTGCCATCCGCAAGGAACTTAATGAGTTCAAGAGCTCTGAGATGGAGGTTCATGAAGAGAGCAGGATCTATACCAG ATTCCATCGACCTTAG